From Chroogloeocystis siderophila 5.2 s.c.1, one genomic window encodes:
- a CDS encoding helix-turn-helix transcriptional regulator, with product MPLILSDRDTKTSYPSSYELSVKCSQSVSSAYKRSIDLGHGMHLLVRNYQLEEPLVEEIIYTYSAVELEFGFNLSGKPHQQTSRFSYPGSFLQFEQTNSQTVTGEWLPGQILKIDLHLTAPRDSNTLSSIQMELLPVELRQQFENPDKEFYTDLGILTPEVHLVLQQILNYPYQGEIEQIYLQSKALELIAIQSAYMLKHRDRNQLVKLKSSDVERLHHARDVLINNFENPPSLIDLARLVGMNDCTFKRGFRQVFGTTAFGYLRKHRMIQARQLLLENKMSIAEVACTVGYSHPGYFAAAFRREFGINPSSLRRDVPACD from the coding sequence ATGCCGCTCATTCTCTCAGATCGAGATACAAAAACATCCTATCCCAGCAGCTACGAATTGAGTGTGAAGTGTTCTCAATCGGTTAGTTCAGCTTATAAGCGATCAATTGATCTTGGTCACGGGATGCATTTACTCGTTCGCAACTATCAACTTGAAGAACCTTTGGTAGAAGAGATTATTTACACTTACTCAGCAGTTGAACTTGAATTCGGCTTCAACCTGTCTGGTAAGCCGCATCAGCAAACGAGTCGTTTCAGCTATCCTGGTAGTTTTTTACAGTTTGAGCAAACCAATTCTCAGACAGTAACAGGAGAATGGCTACCAGGACAAATTCTCAAAATCGATCTGCATTTAACCGCGCCCAGAGATAGCAATACACTCAGTTCAATACAAATGGAACTGCTTCCGGTAGAGTTAAGACAGCAATTCGAAAATCCAGATAAAGAATTTTATACTGATTTAGGTATTCTCACACCAGAGGTTCACTTAGTATTACAGCAAATTCTCAATTATCCGTATCAAGGAGAAATTGAGCAAATTTATTTACAATCCAAAGCACTAGAACTGATTGCCATACAGTCAGCCTATATGTTGAAGCACCGCGATCGCAACCAACTTGTTAAATTGAAATCTTCTGATGTTGAGCGCCTTCATCACGCTAGAGATGTATTGATAAATAATTTTGAAAATCCACCCTCCTTGATTGATTTAGCGCGCTTGGTAGGGATGAATGACTGTACATTCAAGCGTGGATTTCGGCAAGTTTTTGGCACAACTGCATTTGGCTACCTCCGCAAACACCGTATGATTCAAGCACGGCAATTGTTATTAGAAAATAAGATGAGTATTGCCGAAGTAGCGTGTACGGTTGGCTATTCACACCCAGGTTATTTTGCTGCTGCATTTCGGCGCGAGTTTGGCATTAATCCTAGTTCTTTGCGGCGTGATGTTCCGGCTTGTGACTAA
- a CDS encoding polyphosphate kinase 2 family protein: MNQDSDRTDNFTSADVTEAEEQKTTQAAEQKANSVADVVSPETLVVSEPPPQPDYPRYRVSPDELIRLADINPDACEHYKKKKDVEKELEIQRRRLAVLQERLYAENERSVLIVLQAMDTGGKDGTIKHVFRGINPQGCQVWSFKKPTDEELSHDFLWRYHRRAPRRGMITIFNRSHYEDVLIVRVKDLVSEEVWRQRYRVINEFEQMLTLDNIVVIKFFLHISKDEQRRRLESRLADPDKRWKFSINDVNERKLWDDYQQAYEDAINNCSTAYAPWYVVPSNKKWYRNLVIARAIADTLEAMNPQYPAAAEGWENIVIPV, encoded by the coding sequence ATGAATCAAGATAGCGATCGCACAGATAATTTTACTTCGGCAGATGTGACTGAAGCTGAGGAGCAAAAAACCACTCAAGCTGCGGAACAAAAAGCAAATAGCGTTGCTGATGTCGTTTCACCAGAAACACTTGTTGTTAGTGAACCACCACCACAACCGGATTATCCTCGATATCGAGTCAGCCCAGATGAACTGATTAGACTTGCTGATATCAACCCCGATGCTTGCGAACATTACAAAAAAAAGAAAGACGTTGAAAAGGAACTAGAAATCCAAAGAAGGCGACTAGCAGTTTTACAAGAACGCTTGTACGCCGAAAACGAACGTAGTGTGTTGATTGTGTTACAAGCAATGGATACTGGTGGAAAGGATGGTACAATCAAGCACGTTTTTCGCGGAATTAATCCGCAAGGTTGTCAAGTTTGGTCGTTTAAAAAGCCTACCGACGAAGAACTAAGTCATGATTTTTTGTGGCGCTATCATCGCCGCGCGCCACGTCGGGGGATGATTACAATTTTTAATCGATCGCACTACGAAGATGTGCTAATAGTGCGCGTAAAAGATTTAGTTTCCGAAGAAGTCTGGCGCCAGCGCTATCGCGTTATTAATGAGTTTGAGCAAATGCTGACGTTAGATAATATTGTTGTTATTAAGTTCTTCTTGCATATTTCCAAAGACGAGCAACGCCGGAGATTAGAAAGCCGCTTGGCAGATCCCGATAAGCGCTGGAAGTTTTCGATTAACGATGTCAACGAGCGGAAGTTGTGGGACGATTATCAACAGGCTTACGAAGATGCAATTAATAACTGTTCAACGGCTTATGCGCCTTGGTACGTCGTGCCATCGAATAAAAAGTGGTATCGTAATTTGGTAATTGCGAGGGCGATCGCCGATACTTTAGAAGCAATGAATCCACAATATCCGGCTGCTGCCGAAGGATGGGAAAACATTGTGATTCCAGTATAA